From one Sulfurimonas sp. HSL-3221 genomic stretch:
- a CDS encoding tetratricopeptide repeat protein, with the protein MLRYLLPCLAAGVLHAGVTDFHTLSNAASAYKGGDYAAAAQGYGALQEKNDAARFNYGDALYKQQHYKEAAGVFAQIHAPELKQKALHNLGNSLANLGKTDEAIKAYEEALKLGKDDDTQYNLDLLKKQKEQEQQKEDKQNQSNDQNQSKQNDQQQNKQKQQGDQENKDQKSQDDASKGEDQQQKEDRQQEKGEQKQEEQEKQADGEREKQQQEAQQKNGQQDEQQQEAVRQPEEAPESPETDKQQAAMADPISDMEERKYNQMLDKRGIKTLMIPLSGKGEPHDDETTPW; encoded by the coding sequence ATGCTTAGATACCTTCTGCCCTGCCTTGCCGCGGGAGTGCTCCATGCCGGGGTGACGGATTTCCATACCCTCTCCAACGCCGCATCGGCCTACAAGGGAGGCGATTACGCCGCGGCCGCCCAGGGGTACGGCGCGCTGCAGGAGAAGAACGATGCCGCGCGCTTCAACTACGGCGACGCCCTTTACAAGCAGCAGCACTACAAAGAGGCCGCCGGCGTTTTCGCGCAGATCCATGCTCCAGAGCTCAAACAAAAAGCGCTGCACAACCTCGGGAACAGCCTCGCGAACCTCGGCAAAACCGATGAAGCGATCAAGGCCTACGAGGAGGCGCTGAAACTCGGCAAAGACGACGATACGCAGTACAACCTCGATCTCCTGAAAAAACAGAAAGAGCAGGAGCAGCAAAAAGAGGACAAACAGAACCAGTCAAACGACCAGAACCAATCCAAGCAGAATGATCAGCAGCAAAACAAGCAGAAGCAACAGGGTGATCAAGAGAACAAGGACCAAAAGAGCCAGGACGACGCCTCAAAGGGTGAAGATCAGCAGCAAAAAGAAGACCGGCAACAGGAGAAGGGCGAACAGAAGCAGGAGGAGCAGGAGAAACAAGCGGACGGAGAACGCGAGAAGCAACAACAAGAGGCACAGCAGAAAAACGGCCAGCAGGACGAACAACAGCAAGAGGCTGTCAGGCAGCCGGAAGAAGCACCGGAAAGCCCCGAAACAGACAAACAGCAGGCCGCCATGGCCGACCCCATCAGCGATATGGAAGAGCGCAAATACAACCAGATGCTCGACAAGCGCGGCATCAAAACACTGATGATCCCGCTATCGGGCAAAGGAGAACCCCATGATGACGAAACGACCCCTTGGTAA
- a CDS encoding cytochrome-c peroxidase has translation MFKKIALTACVLASAASAETLADQAKAMGLAPIPKSTTELYKLIDNPKNPMNAQKVELGKQLFFDPRLSKSEIISCNTCHNLATGGVDGVPAAIGHNWAHNPHHLNSPSVYNAVFAEKQFWDGRSPDLEDQAQGPMQAAPEMAAKPEHVAAVVNAIPAYVAAFRHAYNDQKMVPTFKDIADVIASFERTLVTPSRFDEYLRGCDKALSKEEKAGLQTFIDKGCVSCHTGVAVGGGMQPFPLMGKFKYMGVGDFKGDANGMVKVPTLRNVEETAPYFHNGTVWSLKEAIKIMGETQLGVKLTDAETESIETFLKSLTGEKPVVEYPVLPARTATTPLPDSGK, from the coding sequence ATGTTTAAAAAAATTGCGTTGACAGCATGTGTCCTGGCTTCTGCCGCATCCGCGGAGACACTGGCCGATCAGGCCAAGGCGATGGGTCTCGCCCCTATTCCGAAAAGCACGACCGAACTCTATAAGCTCATCGACAATCCGAAGAACCCGATGAATGCCCAGAAGGTTGAGCTCGGCAAACAGCTCTTCTTCGACCCTCGCCTTTCAAAGAGCGAAATCATCAGCTGTAACACCTGCCACAACCTCGCCACCGGCGGTGTGGACGGCGTGCCGGCGGCGATCGGCCACAACTGGGCACACAACCCGCACCACCTGAACTCTCCGTCGGTCTACAACGCCGTATTCGCTGAGAAACAGTTCTGGGACGGCCGCAGCCCGGACCTCGAAGACCAGGCGCAGGGACCGATGCAGGCGGCCCCGGAGATGGCGGCCAAACCCGAACACGTTGCCGCCGTCGTCAACGCCATCCCTGCATACGTCGCGGCGTTCCGCCACGCCTACAATGACCAGAAGATGGTCCCGACCTTCAAGGACATCGCGGATGTGATCGCCTCCTTCGAGCGCACACTGGTCACGCCGTCACGCTTCGACGAGTACCTGCGCGGCTGTGACAAAGCACTCTCCAAAGAGGAGAAGGCCGGTCTGCAGACCTTCATTGACAAAGGGTGCGTGAGCTGTCACACCGGCGTGGCTGTCGGCGGCGGTATGCAGCCGTTCCCGCTGATGGGCAAGTTCAAGTACATGGGCGTCGGCGATTTCAAAGGCGATGCGAACGGGATGGTCAAGGTTCCGACGCTGCGCAACGTTGAAGAGACAGCGCCTTATTTCCACAACGGTACGGTCTGGAGCCTGAAAGAGGCGATCAAGATCATGGGCGAGACTCAGCTGGGTGTCAAACTGACCGACGCAGAGACGGAGAGCATCGAGACGTTCCTCAAATCGCTGACGGGCGAGAAGCCGGTCGTCGAGTACCCGGTCCTGCCGGCCCGCACGGCGACAACACCGTTGCCGGATTCCGGCAAATAA
- a CDS encoding uroporphyrinogen-III synthase, whose protein sequence is MTIRPIYLLSVTPSDDPDITHLPILETAWLRPEVDLSRIDGIIFTSKNGVDALEKIAPEWKSVPVLCVGKGTQQRVEALGGTVAGTVKGYGEMLYALIRERFPRFRWLYARPRVVASDFASRLRDEGVAVEEAVVYETLCRADKIDIAIPDDSILIFTSPSALQCFQRRFVLAQTQTVVAIGSTTEKSLPGQKVHIAPEPTVAACITLAKELAKEQV, encoded by the coding sequence ATGACAATACGGCCCATCTATCTTCTTTCTGTGACCCCCTCCGATGATCCCGACATTACCCATCTGCCGATCCTGGAAACGGCATGGCTGCGGCCCGAAGTCGATCTTTCACGGATCGACGGCATCATCTTTACCTCGAAAAATGGCGTCGATGCCCTGGAAAAGATCGCCCCGGAGTGGAAAAGCGTGCCTGTGCTCTGCGTCGGGAAGGGAACGCAGCAGCGCGTGGAGGCACTCGGCGGCACGGTTGCCGGAACGGTGAAGGGGTATGGCGAGATGCTGTACGCACTTATCCGGGAGCGTTTCCCCCGTTTCCGCTGGCTCTATGCACGCCCCCGGGTCGTCGCGTCGGACTTCGCCTCCCGGCTGCGCGACGAGGGGGTCGCCGTGGAGGAGGCCGTGGTCTATGAGACCCTCTGTCGGGCCGATAAAATAGACATTGCAATTCCCGACGACAGCATACTGATCTTTACCTCGCCTTCTGCACTGCAGTGCTTTCAGCGCCGCTTTGTCCTGGCCCAGACCCAGACCGTCGTCGCCATCGGCAGCACGACGGAAAAGAGCCTTCCCGGCCAGAAGGTCCACATCGCCCCCGAACCGACCGTCGCGGCCTGCATCACCCTCGCAAAAGAGCTGGCAAAGGAGCAAGTATGA
- the msrA gene encoding peptide-methionine (S)-S-oxide reductase MsrA: MAKEVALLGGGCFWCIEAVYRRVKGVSSAISGYAGGATEHPDYRAVCSGTTGHAEVVEVTFDPDVISFGEILDIFWVIHDPTTLNRQGADVGTQYRSVIYYYNDVQKAEAEAAIAAAQTGFSDPIVTELSPAPTFYPAEAYHQNYFDLNPQQGYCQVVIAPKVQKFMRTFQEKIDV; this comes from the coding sequence ATGGCTAAGGAAGTAGCGCTCCTCGGGGGCGGATGTTTTTGGTGCATCGAGGCAGTCTATCGCCGGGTCAAAGGGGTCAGCAGCGCCATCAGCGGTTACGCGGGCGGCGCAACGGAGCACCCCGATTACCGTGCGGTCTGCAGCGGAACGACGGGGCACGCCGAAGTGGTCGAGGTCACTTTCGATCCCGACGTTATCTCCTTCGGGGAGATTCTCGATATTTTCTGGGTCATTCACGATCCGACGACGCTGAACCGCCAGGGCGCGGACGTCGGGACCCAGTACCGCTCGGTCATCTACTATTATAACGATGTACAGAAAGCAGAAGCGGAGGCCGCCATTGCCGCAGCACAGACCGGTTTTTCCGACCCGATCGTGACGGAACTCTCCCCGGCTCCGACGTTCTATCCGGCAGAAGCGTACCACCAGAACTATTTCGACCTCAATCCCCAGCAGGGATACTGCCAGGTCGTGATCGCGCCGAAGGTGCAGAAATTTATGCGGACGTTCCAGGAGAAGATTGATGTTTGA
- a CDS encoding thioredoxin family protein, which yields MRLILPALFLFYGILHANIVWYTGYVEAVRAAKLAHKPLMLFLTRPRCKVRSFMQKDVFTDPEVAAYIEAHFIAADIWNDHESLPPKYRVTASPVFTFLDAEKDEIIEQVVGGKPPSHFLETLHSVIDDNPQFR from the coding sequence ATGCGCCTGATACTTCCGGCTCTTTTCCTGTTTTACGGCATCCTGCACGCCAATATCGTCTGGTACACCGGGTACGTTGAGGCGGTACGGGCCGCAAAACTCGCCCACAAACCGCTGATGCTCTTCCTCACAAGGCCCCGATGCAAAGTCCGCAGCTTTATGCAAAAGGATGTCTTCACGGACCCGGAGGTCGCCGCATACATCGAAGCCCACTTCATCGCCGCCGATATCTGGAACGACCATGAGAGCCTGCCCCCAAAATACCGGGTCACCGCCAGTCCCGTTTTTACCTTCCTCGACGCCGAGAAAGACGAGATCATTGAGCAGGTCGTCGGAGGGAAACCGCCCTCCCACTTCCTGGAGACCCTGCACAGCGTCATCGACGACAACCCCCAATTTCGGTAG
- a CDS encoding vWA domain-containing protein — MGEWTLEYPWALGLIALFFLCEALCRAKTQQMLFPDTALLRTLSARSGWLTRGIKLLVFALLALALASPIRQNEVVVNNDEGYELSLVLDASGSMRQMDKFGIVKKIVLDFIDKRAHDKLALTLFADFAYVAMPLTYDKQSLGQLLSKVDVGIAGMQRTALYEALFMSTQLFKSSDAKEKIAILLTDGIDNTSQVPLDVAIQSAVKHGIKVYVIGVGGRGDYNPEVLRKIARETGGKFYEAGSVERLKRIYDEIDTLEKSEIKADKYVKKHYYFQYPLGAALLLLVLYAVMRRRGHAL; from the coding sequence GTGGGTGAGTGGACGCTGGAGTACCCCTGGGCGCTGGGACTGATCGCCCTCTTTTTCCTCTGCGAGGCCCTCTGCCGGGCCAAAACGCAGCAGATGCTCTTCCCCGACACGGCGCTGCTGCGCACCCTCTCCGCCCGGAGCGGCTGGCTCACCCGGGGGATCAAACTCCTCGTTTTCGCCCTGCTTGCCCTCGCCCTCGCCTCGCCGATCCGCCAGAATGAAGTCGTCGTCAACAACGACGAGGGGTACGAGCTCTCCCTCGTCCTCGACGCCAGCGGCTCCATGCGGCAGATGGACAAATTCGGCATCGTCAAAAAGATCGTCCTCGACTTCATCGACAAGCGCGCCCATGACAAGCTCGCCCTGACCCTCTTCGCCGACTTCGCCTACGTCGCCATGCCGCTGACCTATGACAAGCAGAGCCTGGGGCAGCTGCTCTCCAAGGTCGACGTCGGCATCGCCGGCATGCAGCGCACGGCGCTCTACGAGGCGCTCTTTATGAGCACCCAACTCTTTAAATCCTCCGACGCCAAGGAGAAGATCGCCATTTTGCTCACCGACGGGATCGACAACACCTCCCAGGTCCCCCTCGACGTCGCCATCCAGAGCGCCGTCAAGCACGGCATCAAAGTCTACGTCATCGGCGTCGGCGGCCGCGGGGACTACAATCCGGAGGTACTCCGAAAGATCGCCCGGGAGACGGGCGGGAAATTCTACGAGGCGGGCAGTGTCGAGCGGCTCAAGCGGATCTACGACGAGATCGACACCCTGGAGAAGAGCGAGATCAAGGCGGACAAGTACGTCAAGAAACACTACTACTTCCAGTACCCCCTCGGCGCGGCGCTGCTGCTGCTCGTGCTTTATGCCGTCATGCGAAGGAGAGGCCATGCACTTTGA
- a CDS encoding EAL domain-containing protein — protein MTTADFFLHILWPLAIASALFLYWRIKPLPLPVAEGPIDASPNELPDPSLQERMWFDLGDRVDRLCTLELSPESQKQQLFELLSSFAPVVTLWAGFTNKEGAIDPFYIYDETEPGFLTEDYGVRPAVAVDEAQNPTEYAFVSAQPHLFSNALEAPMDTAWQRRLRYAPLVSVLSVPLFSPDRTRPEGIVTLYTDTACMDNDILTYLTNLLNRFMVFSHQNALYHRVLAQYNTVHSTSRFYEQLIDATPIRICWKNSNLVYLGGNLSFAKDVRLGNSNALKGKTDHDLFGAEEAQLFEMSDRKVLEHGTELLNRIEKQGEMWRLSSRAPLSDPDGRIVGVVTAYIDYTFQYRAQNYHETTEQRFRSLLDQMPTVAIQGFDEQRRINYWNRQSEALYGYSAEEALGRKIDELILPQSQQKHFAAGIAAWLNHNDAMAAEEHSVLARSGISIPVQSARILLDRATENPQFYAIDIDLSLQKAAESKLKQLADYDALTMLPNRHHLNYHLQSLITSAQRAEKQFAIFFIDLDNFKYINDTFGHNYGDKLLVQAARRLQHVLRESDYIARFGGDEFIVTVEYGEDHFVTSHIAQKMISVLQEGFNIKEQELYVGASIGITLFPENSSALDVLLKQADAAMYKAKRGGKNQFTYFTAEMTEEIERQLTMENALRQTFQDDKITFFYQPQVDLYTGVIVSCEALVRWYDEENSAYIPPITFLPIVEKAHLMQTLTQRAFEHAVRLLDQWRRLRLALIRIDVNVPAEQLANKEILTYVTELLETYNIDPVFIGIEITEGQLIDLDTEAAKSVLGAFSDLGIHISIDDFGTGYSSLSYLSRLTIDTVKIDKSFVQEYESSQNQALIRSIIAMAHELGYQVVAEGVELPEQADALKKYRCDKVQGNHFYLPKHAEAMTRELTLNLHRHRKNLTK, from the coding sequence ATGACGACCGCGGATTTTTTCCTTCACATCTTATGGCCGCTCGCCATCGCTTCCGCTCTGTTTCTCTACTGGCGTATCAAGCCGCTGCCGCTGCCGGTCGCCGAAGGTCCCATAGATGCCTCCCCGAATGAACTGCCCGATCCAAGTCTGCAGGAGCGTATGTGGTTTGATCTCGGCGATCGCGTCGATCGGCTCTGCACCTTGGAACTTTCGCCGGAAAGCCAGAAACAGCAGCTTTTCGAGCTCTTAAGCAGTTTTGCCCCCGTCGTGACCCTCTGGGCCGGCTTCACGAACAAAGAGGGCGCTATCGACCCCTTTTACATCTATGACGAAACCGAACCGGGTTTTTTGACAGAGGACTACGGTGTCCGCCCCGCCGTGGCGGTCGACGAGGCACAAAACCCGACCGAATACGCCTTTGTTTCCGCCCAGCCCCATCTCTTCAGCAATGCGCTTGAAGCCCCGATGGACACGGCATGGCAGAGACGGTTGCGCTACGCCCCGCTGGTCTCCGTCCTCTCGGTCCCGCTCTTCTCCCCCGACCGGACCCGTCCGGAGGGCATCGTCACCCTCTACACCGATACCGCCTGCATGGACAACGATATACTGACGTACCTGACGAACCTGCTGAACCGTTTCATGGTCTTTTCCCATCAGAACGCGCTTTACCACCGGGTCCTGGCCCAATACAATACGGTCCACTCGACCAGCCGTTTCTATGAGCAGCTCATCGACGCCACGCCGATACGCATCTGCTGGAAAAACAGTAATCTTGTCTACCTCGGAGGCAATCTCTCTTTTGCCAAGGATGTCCGGTTGGGCAACAGCAATGCGCTCAAAGGGAAAACCGACCATGACCTTTTCGGGGCGGAGGAGGCACAGCTCTTCGAAATGTCAGATCGGAAGGTACTGGAGCACGGGACCGAACTGCTCAACCGGATTGAAAAGCAAGGAGAGATGTGGCGGCTCAGCAGCCGCGCCCCGCTGAGCGATCCCGACGGCCGCATCGTCGGCGTCGTCACCGCCTATATCGATTACACCTTCCAGTACCGCGCCCAGAACTATCATGAAACGACGGAACAGCGTTTCCGTTCGCTGCTGGATCAGATGCCGACCGTCGCGATCCAGGGCTTCGACGAACAGCGGCGCATCAACTACTGGAACCGTCAAAGCGAAGCGCTGTACGGCTACAGCGCCGAAGAGGCCCTGGGGCGGAAGATTGACGAATTGATCCTTCCCCAATCCCAACAAAAACATTTTGCCGCGGGGATCGCGGCGTGGTTGAACCATAACGATGCGATGGCGGCCGAAGAGCATTCGGTCCTGGCCAGAAGCGGCATCTCCATCCCGGTGCAAAGCGCGCGTATCCTTCTCGACCGGGCCACGGAAAACCCGCAGTTCTACGCCATCGACATCGATCTGAGTCTTCAAAAAGCCGCTGAATCAAAGCTCAAACAGCTCGCCGACTACGACGCATTGACGATGCTGCCGAACCGCCATCACCTCAACTACCATCTCCAGTCCCTGATCACGAGTGCGCAACGGGCTGAAAAACAGTTTGCCATCTTCTTCATTGACCTGGATAACTTCAAGTACATCAATGACACGTTCGGCCATAACTACGGCGACAAACTACTGGTCCAAGCCGCGCGGCGTCTGCAGCATGTCCTGCGCGAATCCGACTACATCGCCCGTTTCGGCGGCGACGAGTTTATCGTCACGGTGGAGTACGGCGAGGACCATTTTGTCACCTCCCATATCGCCCAGAAAATGATCAGCGTTTTGCAAGAGGGCTTCAACATCAAAGAGCAGGAGCTCTACGTCGGTGCCAGCATCGGGATTACGCTCTTCCCGGAGAACAGCAGCGCACTCGACGTCCTGCTCAAACAGGCCGATGCCGCCATGTACAAAGCGAAACGCGGCGGCAAAAACCAGTTCACCTACTTCACGGCGGAGATGACCGAAGAGATCGAGCGCCAACTGACAATGGAGAATGCCCTTCGACAGACGTTTCAAGATGACAAGATCACCTTTTTCTACCAGCCGCAGGTCGACCTCTATACCGGTGTCATCGTGAGCTGCGAGGCCCTGGTACGCTGGTACGACGAAGAGAACAGCGCCTACATCCCGCCGATAACGTTCCTGCCCATCGTCGAGAAGGCGCACCTGATGCAGACCCTGACGCAAAGGGCCTTCGAACACGCCGTCCGGCTGCTTGACCAGTGGCGGCGTCTGCGCCTGGCGCTGATCCGGATTGACGTCAACGTCCCCGCAGAACAGCTGGCGAACAAAGAGATCCTCACCTATGTCACCGAATTGCTCGAAACGTACAATATCGATCCGGTATTTATCGGCATCGAGATCACCGAGGGGCAGCTGATCGACCTGGATACGGAAGCAGCCAAGAGCGTGCTCGGCGCCTTCAGCGACCTCGGCATCCATATCAGCATCGACGATTTCGGCACCGGGTACTCCTCGCTCAGCTACCTCAGCCGCCTTACCATCGACACGGTCAAGATCGACAAAAGCTTTGTCCAGGAATACGAAAGCAGCCAGAACCAGGCCCTGATCCGCTCCATCATCGCCATGGCCCATGAGCTCGGATACCAGGTTGTTGCCGAAGGCGTCGAACTTCCCGAACAGGCCGATGCGCTGAAAAAGTATCGCTGCGACAAAGTCCAGGGTAATCACTTCTACCTGCCGAAGCACGCCGAAGCAATGACCCGGGAGCTCACCCTTAACCTCCATCGCCACCGGAAGAATTTGACGAAATAA
- a CDS encoding Fur family transcriptional regulator: protein MNKELIATNLRNHHLKVTPQRLKIVESLNTFGHLNIDMLYQEVKEAYPNVSLATVYKNIAIMTENGLLEEVKVPESKSVFEIRKEPHLHLHCSECGKIEDFSFDTEQIRAHAEAVSGYSIQSSDIVLRGICPACQKKR, encoded by the coding sequence ATGAATAAAGAACTCATAGCCACAAACCTGCGGAACCACCATCTCAAAGTGACACCGCAGCGGCTCAAGATCGTCGAAAGCCTCAACACCTTCGGCCACCTGAACATCGATATGCTTTACCAGGAGGTAAAAGAAGCGTATCCGAACGTTTCACTGGCGACGGTGTACAAGAATATTGCCATAATGACGGAAAACGGACTGCTCGAAGAGGTGAAAGTCCCCGAGAGCAAGAGTGTTTTCGAGATCCGAAAAGAGCCGCACCTGCACCTGCACTGCAGCGAATGCGGGAAGATCGAAGATTTTTCCTTCGATACGGAGCAGATCAGAGCGCACGCCGAAGCCGTCAGCGGCTACAGCATCCAGAGCAGCGATATCGTGCTGCGGGGCATCTGCCCGGCGTGCCAGAAAAAGCGTTAA
- a CDS encoding BatD family protein, which translates to MMTKRPLGKILALLLVGLPLFAAVTATVDNPAVTRGDPVTLTLSATGDDIRFPALTEIAGYPIQSRGTSRNISIVNGRTTRAVEQRLVFTPTEDTAIPALDITVDGTVEHTLPLHVKVVAPQAAAKGAPVQMLLHLSKEDAYVGEPVELDLVFKYLPGERIDDIRISEPTLEHFWIKRINTQAERSADSEGYITQSYRYLLFPQQSGDLEIPAIFAQIGTKVSTGRGGMSGDPFFNDPFFGAARMQYRKVYSEQETLHVTALPQGLEVYGRFTMHADIDKASVDANKPVNLHIHIEGNGNVEDIPKFDPHFAHAIVYANDPKTTSTLQDGKYFGTFDQTIAIIPDRDLTVTPQSFRYFDAKTAQPATLQTPPFFIKVKGAAPVPAAAAAPHVETAAPSKAAAVQTPTVPDGSRFSPFEALGIFAAGAAAGVLSFWLLLLRGRDRLPKKRELPPMVKRVKAAKSDRTLFELLLPLKGSAKPIDDALAQLEANLYRGADHAVDRKALADYFGGQTGEDVALI; encoded by the coding sequence ATGATGACGAAACGACCCCTTGGTAAGATCCTGGCACTGTTGCTTGTAGGGCTGCCGCTTTTCGCGGCGGTGACCGCCACCGTCGACAACCCCGCCGTCACCCGCGGCGACCCGGTCACCCTGACACTCAGCGCCACCGGCGACGATATCCGCTTCCCGGCGCTGACGGAGATCGCAGGCTACCCCATCCAGAGCCGCGGCACGAGCCGCAACATCTCCATCGTGAACGGCCGAACAACGCGCGCCGTCGAACAGCGGCTCGTCTTTACCCCGACGGAGGACACTGCCATCCCCGCCCTCGACATCACCGTTGACGGCACGGTCGAACACACCCTCCCCCTGCATGTCAAGGTTGTCGCTCCCCAGGCAGCAGCGAAGGGAGCGCCCGTGCAGATGCTGTTGCACCTCTCCAAAGAGGATGCCTATGTCGGCGAGCCGGTCGAACTCGACCTGGTCTTCAAATACCTGCCCGGGGAGCGCATCGACGACATCCGCATCAGCGAACCGACCCTTGAGCACTTCTGGATCAAACGCATCAACACCCAGGCCGAACGTTCCGCCGACAGCGAAGGGTACATCACCCAGTCCTACCGCTACCTGCTCTTTCCGCAGCAGAGCGGGGACCTCGAAATCCCCGCCATTTTCGCCCAGATCGGCACCAAGGTCAGCACCGGCCGCGGCGGCATGAGCGGCGATCCCTTCTTCAACGACCCCTTCTTCGGCGCGGCGCGGATGCAGTACCGCAAAGTCTACTCCGAACAGGAGACCCTGCATGTCACCGCTTTGCCGCAGGGGCTGGAGGTCTACGGCCGTTTCACGATGCACGCCGACATTGATAAAGCGTCCGTGGACGCCAACAAGCCGGTCAACCTCCACATCCATATCGAAGGCAACGGCAACGTCGAGGACATCCCCAAATTCGACCCGCACTTCGCCCACGCCATCGTCTACGCCAACGACCCGAAAACGACCAGCACGCTTCAAGACGGCAAATACTTCGGCACCTTTGACCAGACCATCGCCATTATCCCGGACCGCGACCTCACCGTCACGCCGCAATCCTTCCGCTATTTTGATGCCAAAACCGCGCAACCGGCGACCCTGCAGACCCCGCCTTTCTTTATCAAAGTCAAGGGCGCGGCACCGGTACCGGCAGCCGCGGCGGCCCCGCATGTCGAAACGGCCGCCCCCTCGAAAGCGGCGGCCGTGCAGACGCCTACGGTACCGGACGGCAGCCGTTTCAGCCCCTTTGAAGCCCTGGGCATCTTCGCCGCCGGAGCGGCCGCGGGCGTCCTGTCCTTCTGGCTACTGCTGCTGCGCGGCCGCGACCGTCTCCCGAAAAAGAGGGAACTCCCCCCGATGGTCAAACGGGTCAAAGCCGCCAAAAGCGACCGCACCCTCTTCGAACTGCTGCTGCCGCTCAAGGGGAGCGCCAAACCGATCGACGACGCCCTGGCCCAGTTGGAGGCCAACCTCTACCGCGGCGCCGACCATGCCGTCGACCGCAAAGCACTGGCGGACTATTTCGGCGGTCAGACCGGGGAGGATGTCGCCTTAATCTGA
- a CDS encoding vWA domain-containing protein: MHFEQPHLLFLLIVLVPLALLLFAPRKAARNTFAPEVLKLLLQRTSIVPQWLRSALLLAAAALFIVALARPVIDNGEIKVQSSTIDLIVGFDLSRSMFANDVYPSRLALAKRKFDALLGDVNGTRIGVIGFSARAFMVSPLTEDFATLRYLVSNMNTDSISLRGTDLLQALQQTDTLLEGSNKKALLLFTDGGDGSDFDKEIAYAKAHNIVVFLYNIGTEKGGVIPTGQGAMTDKHGDIVVVRRNDDVKALALQSGGAYLPYSLKHNDIKALADALKSRFTPRREKNDVIRDLQELFVWPLGGGVLLLLMALYSLPQRRRRHA; the protein is encoded by the coding sequence ATGCACTTTGAACAGCCGCACCTGCTTTTCTTGCTGATCGTCCTCGTCCCGCTCGCGCTGCTGCTGTTTGCACCGCGCAAAGCGGCCCGGAACACCTTTGCCCCGGAGGTGCTGAAACTGCTGCTGCAGCGCACCTCCATCGTGCCGCAGTGGCTGCGCAGCGCCCTGCTGCTCGCCGCGGCAGCCCTCTTTATCGTCGCCCTCGCCCGGCCGGTCATTGACAACGGCGAGATCAAGGTCCAGAGCAGTACGATCGACCTCATCGTCGGGTTCGACCTCTCCCGCTCCATGTTCGCCAACGACGTCTACCCCAGCCGTCTCGCCCTGGCGAAGCGGAAATTCGATGCCCTGCTCGGGGATGTCAACGGCACCCGTATCGGGGTGATCGGGTTCAGCGCCCGGGCCTTCATGGTCTCGCCGCTGACCGAGGATTTTGCGACCCTGCGCTACCTCGTATCGAACATGAATACCGACTCCATCAGCCTGCGCGGCACCGACCTGCTCCAGGCCCTGCAGCAGACCGACACCCTCCTGGAGGGGAGCAACAAAAAAGCGCTGCTGCTCTTTACCGACGGCGGAGACGGCAGCGATTTCGACAAAGAGATCGCATACGCCAAAGCCCACAACATCGTCGTCTTCCTCTACAATATCGGCACGGAGAAGGGCGGGGTCATCCCGACCGGCCAGGGGGCCATGACGGACAAGCACGGCGACATCGTCGTCGTCCGCCGCAACGACGACGTCAAAGCCCTCGCCCTGCAAAGCGGCGGCGCCTATTTGCCCTACTCCCTCAAACACAACGACATCAAAGCCCTTGCCGATGCGCTGAAGTCCCGCTTCACACCGCGCAGGGAAAAGAACGACGTCATCCGCGATCTTCAGGAACTCTTCGTCTGGCCGCTAGGCGGCGGCGTTCTCCTGCTGCTGATGGCCCTCTACTCCCTGCCGCAGCGAAGGAGACGCCATGCTTAG
- a CDS encoding DUF420 domain-containing protein: protein MFEAGFLGTRALWFMDIVTLWFAALPFLMGGAILLIKGGYEKGHKRAQTLLFAVTLAMVVLFEVGVRFTGGFVAYAEESGVEFSSLAVFLAVHVLIAVAAVAGWAWLLIDALRSYSGSETVAATHKRNGVIVFSGMTVTSLMGVTIYGMLFMT from the coding sequence ATGTTTGAGGCAGGTTTTCTGGGGACGCGCGCCCTCTGGTTTATGGACATCGTCACCCTGTGGTTTGCAGCGTTGCCGTTCTTGATGGGCGGGGCGATCCTTCTGATTAAAGGCGGGTATGAAAAGGGGCACAAACGTGCACAGACGCTGCTCTTCGCGGTCACGCTGGCGATGGTCGTGCTTTTCGAAGTCGGGGTGCGCTTTACCGGCGGCTTTGTCGCCTACGCGGAAGAGAGCGGCGTGGAGTTCTCCTCGCTGGCGGTGTTCCTGGCGGTGCATGTGCTGATCGCCGTCGCCGCCGTCGCCGGGTGGGCATGGCTGCTGATCGACGCCCTGCGAAGCTACAGTGGCAGTGAAACGGTGGCCGCCACGCACAAGCGCAACGGTGTGATCGTGTTCTCGGGGATGACTGTCACATCGCTGATGGGTGTGACGATCTACGGCATGCTTTTTATGACCTAG